TCAGGACTTTTGAAACCCACTTTCAACAGCAACATGCATTTGAAGTAGTAGAAAAAGATCCAGACCAAAAAATAACCCCAAAAAAGTCAGATTCATCCTAACTGTAATATATGGATGAGAACTTTGGAATCTGAAACTGAAGCATGTGCGGTGCCACTGTTTTTCTCTATTATTTCCACAGGTCCACCTGAATACTCTGTCTCTGTAGGGGGATCAATAATCCTGAATTGTGTGAACTTTACTGGTTTACATGGAGGGAAAGTCCAGTGGTCACGTGTCGTAAACAATCTCAATCAACTTTTGATTACCAGAGAAAGAAATAGTAGTATAAAAGGAATTAATGATGCTGAGGCCCGATTTGATCTTCTTACAAGGTCCCTTCTCATAATGAGGATAAAAACTGAAGATGCTGGAAGCTATGAATGTAACCGCAAGCTTGTGGCACATCTGAAGGTGCTGGAGTCTGGTGAGTGATATGActtggtcatttagcagactcttttatctaaagtgacttacagagactaggggggtgaactatgcatcagcaactgctgcagagtcacttgcaatatcCAAAGGATGAAGAGTTTAAGTAatttactcagggtcacacacagtgagtggggatttgaaccggggacctaaTAGTATCAAGCcctgttctttaaccactggaccaccaagcctcctgaTATGTAACACGCCAACTGGAACTATCTGGAAAGAATACAGTAGTTCCAGGGGTTTCCACATGTTCTGCTTGTGGGTTTCATACCTTGTTGTTGGCGTTGGTATTTGCAAGTCCACCTTTGCCTAGCAATGTCTGACGACATGTCTAGTTTGGAGTTGCGCTGTTTGAGTTCCAAAGAAAATAGTAACGTTCTTATTCGTAGATGTCCTATGGTTGCAGTAGACGTCTGTCATTCAATTCACAGAACAGGAAAGCATTTGTGTATTGCACATATTATGCATATAGAGTTCTTTGCAACAAAATAAGTGCattttattgtatactgtataattcTCGTGTGTCAGAGAACAAGATACCAGATCTGGAATGTGGTGAGAtccggcacaaatgaacccctgagTAGTTTTGATTGCTGAACTAACATCTGCTGTTTATgggataaaatgaaaaataatattaataccccTCCAAACACACTTGAAGTgcagaatatatacagtattcagGGTcacaagatatttagtaagtaaggaaGCAAGGATCTGAATTGGTAAAATTATAAGCAGACTAATACCTGGTTTCCTTGTCTGCCCCAATACTTTTTGGACACAAACAAGTGGTATcatttcacagcactgtaaataAAAGTATTCTCTCTCTACACTCACCTGAAGGGCCAGGTGGGGTCATAAGGAAGGAAATTATTATGTAGTGTGGTGTTGtgattagatagatagattaaaAGGGCTTCAGCTGATcaaagaaaacatgttgttttttttttggtttttttttaacaatgttaatttctatACCCACAGGCCCAACTAGGTATTCCGTGTCAGAGGGGGGTTCGGTGATCCTGCGCTGTGGAGTTTCACCTCCTCAAGAGAGTAAGAGTGTAAAGTGGGTGCACAAAGAGATTGGAGATACTGCTCCAAAGACTATTGTGACAAGAGATGAGAATGATAATAATGACATAAGAAATGGGAGATTTCAACTACATAAAGACTCTACTCTTCAGATAGATAAAGTAAAGACAGAAGACGCTGGGAGTTACAAATGCAATGAGACAGTTGTTGCGGAATTACAGGTCCTGCCTGGTAAGTATACCTGCTGTATGCATGCCTTTGCACAGACCTCAAACCCAAAGCATGAACTGATGAGATATTTGGAATATGCTATGGGttggaaaaaaaagtttcaaatccATAAAttttcaacattgtttttttatttattttttccattcatacacattttatatttatgaaatattaataagcagcaccttaatataaagtgtttccATCCTCTTTTGGTACTTTGgtacttgtattttatacttcagtttggtatacaaatatattaaacagataAAACTATAGATAAAAAGAATGCTGCTGCTCTAATAATCTAGTTGCAATCGGACCATGTGACCACACCAGACCATGtgtttacatagtaattacttagtaaacacttgagtacttacacacaattacaatgttattatgtatggttataatgtacttaatgtgtaaatctttttccactatataaccctaaccttaaccctaactctatccctaactctaaacctcAATCCCAACCCTTACCTTAACCTTACTAGCTATAAGCCTCATTTgttttgatacaattgtgtaaccctttgctgtcctgtgtcggaccagatccgacattacaatttttcctttccagtccgatgtcggaccaggtccgacatcatcaaaaagatgtaaagcacaggtctctagtcgttttttctctggaaaaagcagagaaaacctttcaatggccgagtgagacagataggagccgaatgaagccaaaaaaaaggctTATCTGACagcccatccactacagagataacacggaaacaaaggagatagctacttccgcatccagcgctcaaagaatattatgtacatttgcagagcttttttgagatgttatagtaataaaataatgacttggatcacattattgacgaatttggtgataaaacgaatgatcaggagaggatttattagtatgcatgtctataaagaggtatgtgaaaaatacagcaaacaaggggaggggcttggctggagatgatGTTCTTTTGCCATGCAGTACCCTTTAACCTTTTTACtctgaaataaaattatttaaaacagcgcatgtaaaataaacagtgcatgtgcaaataaattgaacctgacatgcctgacaagtgctgaataaatggactgcaaagggatAAGCAATATCTAGCACTCCTTTAATCATCAacatcagtacatttttaaactcaCCCATGTGAACACAGCAGAGTTCTCAAACATGCAAGCATTAACCTGTCCCTCTGCAACAGTCTGCCCCCAGTAAACACCACATCACATCTCTACTGAGGGGTATTTCTTGTTGATCTTACATCCACAAGGGACAGTATTTTGCAGGTGGACAGGTTACTGGTTAAAAGCTGGTATACCAGCTTATTTGTGTTGAATTCTTGTCCCTGCAGGTCCTAGCTCACAGTACCACAGACCCCAATTCTATGTCTCAGAGAATGAGACTGTCAGCCTGCGCTGCTTGGATACCGAGACACACGTGCAGATAGTGGCCTGGAGCAGGGAGAACATTGCAGGAAGAGCAACTGTCCTTTCATCCAGAGAGCCGAACGGGATGATCAGATATGGAATTAACGGGCAAGATATGCGAATGCAAGTTCTTGAGGACAACTCCCTGTCTATAGTGGGAGTACAAACGCGAGATACCGGCACTTATCAGTGTAATAGAAGTGATGTTGCAGATTTAATGGTGTTGTCTGGTGAGTAGTTCTGTCTCTCTTTTAATTTGCAATTCTGGGCCGTAATTATGGTGTATGCAGAGTACACAGAGGGTGCACTGATGTAGGAAGAAGGCAAGCAAGAGGTAAGAACCCTTCTGAATGCAAGTAAAAGGTTATAAAGCTATATGCGGTATATTGTACTTTAGTTCTGCTTCTCTCTCTTTTCAGTGGCCTTGAACAAAACTAATTCTGTCGTGGAGGGAGATCAAGTTGTTGTCACATGTAAAATCCACGACCGATTCAATAATCATTCCCATACCTTGACGATGTCAGTTGATCAAGAAACACTCAAAACTTCTAAAGGGACAACAGTAAATGAGACGCTGCCCGCTATGAGCGAGACCGACATGAAGAAAACATTCCAGTGCAGAGTGGAGATGGGGGGGACCGTGAGAGCAAAGACATCGTTGACTCTTCACATACAAGGAAAGTTTGGTATTTTGGTCATGCTTTTATTCCAggagtttaaacaaaaaaggtaccagattttataattaaggaagagggatcgTATTTCTATTTCAAGACCTAATCTACTGACCTTGATTTGCAGTAGCTTCCATAGCAGCTTcaagttttcatttgcttgttggTTTTTTGCCTCATTGTTGGTGTCGGTAGTTGCATGCCGACCTTTGCCTCGTCGTGTTTTAATATAATGTTCAGGTCTGAACAATCCCAGTGGCTGGCTGACTGATCGAACAGTGAAAAACATACAGCCATACCTGTAATCGTTGGTTACACTTCAATAATGCATCTCTAAATGTGTTTTAAGGGCTGTAATAAACAATATGATACAGTAAAGCAGATCTATATCTTGTCAATGTTATTGTTGTTGTGATTTCCTGACActttcctaaataaataaatatttaaataaatattccaggtaCCTCTAGAAAGGAGGATGAAAATGAAAGAGGCACAACACCTAGGAACACcggtaaggcaacaaaataccaCATATCTTTCTTGGTTTAAACagcattatttaatttgttgtgtGTGGCCATTTTGTTGATCTAAATAGTCACTGTGATTGCCCTTATTGATTTGGGCACAGTGACAGGGTCATGCTCGTGTCActtgtgtgggtagccgctgattaaacatacagagagacaactgggggtggagttgaaaaacgccagcacaggcgcgcaggatttattcatgCAAAAACAGAAACGAAAGTAAACAAAAcaggtcatgtgacgttaccagcaatggtaacgcacagaggacacatacagcaagatCTGCAAAGGAAAAAGTAAAACAGTACAAATTAAAGGTGCCGTAAAAATGGCTAGCACTACTTCCCTAAACAGGTGGTCCCGCTGGAATGCACTTGtctctatactgtaggctgtTATTGTTTGAAACTAAGCTCTGTTCCCTCCGCACCCCAGTATACACACGACCTTTGGcagctgcagtttcttcttgTGTGCATGCTGGAACCCTGATCCTGGTTAACCCATGCACTAGTCAGCAGTCTCCAATTCTCTCCAGCGGGATTCCAGACCTCCGTAGCGGcgagtctcatggccttgcagcagcctccTGCGGGTGTTTTTGAACTGagggacactcggtcaagaccggCCCACCTGCTGAtcgaggaccagcacagccaatcacttgctgcctttcccctcaaccaagcccaGCAGGctgcaagtctcaatcgagcgcccgtctgtaaacaataattcaatcaaacaaatcaaatcCAAAACAGTACATAATAAACCCATTCACACATACAAGTCACATCAACACCAATTtcccactgtgcagggcaatcgccctgccacagccagcctgtacttttaaaaatactATACTTTCACTCATCAGCTCTTGCACATTTCCTGCTGTTAATAACATCACAAATTTTTGTTATCTTTTACTTCTCTGTACCGGAACGTTATTGCTTTCACAATAACAGCTGTTTTGTGGCGTGAACACTGGGAGGGAAATTTCACAgatgtgatgcatagttcaccccctagtctctgtaaatcgctttggacaAAAGCATCTGTTAAaagactgaataataataataataataataataataataataataataataataataataataataataataatataactctgctggtgtctgtctgtctctctctctctctctctctctctctctctctctctctctctctctctctctctctctctctctctctctctattaatcAGTATATGAAAGAAAGGGAGTAAAGACAGGAACatttatagatttgtttttttacttactggtgttcaatatttttttattaatctcaACATATCCTTGTATTTGATCAATAACATGTTAATATTTCAGGTACCGCTACTGGAAAAAGTGGCAATGGACAGAAGGACAATAACAAAGACAGTCAGAAAGGAAAGAAAGGTACCCTCAGCAACCCTGTCATTTATTGCAATATAATAAACTTGTCTGCCAGGGTAGCTTAGCCAGAGGTAGATGCTGGTAGATACTTAGTCTAGAAGAAATCAGCAGACAgtgttgttttaatgaataattattttatattcttttctTGGCACCTCTCTTATAGCTTCTGTTCTTTGAGAAGTTGTAGGTGGTGTTTATGTGTGTAGTTCTTTATCCAATGGtcacattaaaaacaattcaatataATGCAGCATATACAGGGgtgcaaattattttgaaaattgatgaaactgttttgaaagtttagcactaGAGAGCCTAGTTGTGCTAAATTATAAAACCCCACCCTAATCAACCCCCTCACTAATTCTCACATGACACAAAGTGGATGAGTGTGGGTAATGCGATGTGTGTGGTCCTAAagaatgaataattaaacatgtcTCCTGGCACCAGAATTGAATGTTTCTGGTGCTACATGAGAtaccctggtgctagaatctagtGTCATAGTGCCAAATTGGCACCCCTGCTATAAATGTTCACTGGGGCTTTTAAATGAGTGCATCAGTAATACCCTAGCACAAAGCATGAACAGAATCTTATCTGACCATTAACCCTTagcggcccatttattcagcgctcatcAGTCtcatcaggtccagtttattttcacacgcgctgtttattttacacgcgctgtttaatttttttttttcagaggaaaacaggttcaaaaggcatggAATCTCAAAAAAAACCTCAGTACTgaatctacagccaagccccaccgcttgttcactgtgtttttcacatacctctttatagacatgcatactgataaatcctctcctgatcactcgttttatcatcaaactcctcaataatgcgatcaaagtcattattttattattaaaacatctcaaaaagatctgcaaatgtctgtgatattctttgagcgttggatgcagaaggagctacctccattgttatgttcgtgttatctctaTAATGCATGGGGCTGTGAGAAATGTCTTTTTtccggtttcattcggctcctatcggtctcactcggccattgaaaggttttcttggatttttctggagaaaaattgATTACAGACTGgtgctttacatatttttgatgtcggacagggtccgacattggactggaaagggaaaattgcaatatcggacctggtctgacataggaccgcaaagggttaatacaaatgcatagaagTTTTAATTTCAATgggaaaaaatatgttattatatgCTATTCCGAACCTAATTATGAATTTTGACTGTGTTCTCAGGCTCAACATTCGTGATTTTCGTCATCCTGATTGTAGGTTTGCTTGCAGTTTTGGCTCTGGGCACTGCAGTTGTGtggatgaaaaaaagaaacaaacagaaaggtattcttcattttttaaactgcataagCAGGCCACGAGTCATGCTATCTAGCAAAGATGCAGATTGAATCACGCTgataacagaaaaatacaaatattaacagCAATTTAATTAAGCTCAAGGGGGCGGTCCCTGTTTGGGCGTCACTTATAAGAAACTGCTGGACAGATACCTCATCATACTTAACACAATATaaacagtggtgtagtcctaaatctgaaggtactaAAACAttactaaaatatagattttcttaaacaagaattattagaCGAATTTGCATTTATTGTAAACTGAATTTCTACTAATATACAAGGTAATGCATTTATCAAATTTCAACAAGTATTTTCACAAATTGTCTTTCTTCGTCTTATCAGAATGCTTTAccttatgtgtctgtgtgtcagcgGCTCAGTTTGTGTTGGGGTTCGCAGTCACAGTCGATAAACTGTTCTGCCgtctttgtcagcatttttagccttcttaaagaagaaGTTCTCAATAGGAGAGATTCCTAATGCttttttcattgcatcaagatgactactgactgaatcagagTTCTGCTGGAGATGTGGCTTGCCTATATGCAAGTTCTTGTTTGGCTACACAGCTGCCTATGGTACCAGAACTGCATATACCACTGAATATAAGAGATATTGACTGAGGATTGAATTCCTTGTCCCCAGGTTCATAGACCAACCAATGTCTGCCTGTTGTGTTAAAAGACATGAAAAAAACAGAGCACCGCTCATGAAGAATGGTTGGCTTACCATTTTGCCACTGGAATGAATTACTGCAATCCTTTTTTGCTGGCCTCCCCAAATAATCTCTCGCCCCTCCAACAGTTGGTTTTGAATGCAGCCACTTGTGTTaccactgtattgtattgtattgtcctgcatctgttttaaataataataaaacaataaataaaacgctAATTTACAGCATCTTATGGCATTTAAGTCTAGACTGACTTAAAAGGCTCTTGTAGtaacatttattgttattatatgtatataatagcaatgtcttttaaaacatCATTCAATGTTTTTCTAGAGTGCTGACTAGACACATCcatttgcatgttg
This window of the Polyodon spathula isolate WHYD16114869_AA chromosome 24, ASM1765450v1, whole genome shotgun sequence genome carries:
- the LOC121298662 gene encoding uncharacterized protein LOC121298662 isoform X1, which gives rise to MKRQACHSGTLFFGSLLLWAVDCVKSSPPEYSVSVGGSIILNCVNFTGLHGGKVQWSRVVNNLNQLLITRERNSSIKGINDAEARFDLLTRSLLIMRIKTEDAGSYECNRKLVAHLKVLESGPTRYSVSEGGSVILRCGVSPPQESKSVKWVHKEIGDTAPKTIVTRDENDNNDIRNGRFQLHKDSTLQIDKVKTEDAGSYKCNETVVAELQVLPGPSSQYHRPQFYVSENETVSLRCLDTETHVQIVAWSRENIAGRATVLSSREPNGMIRYGINGQDMRMQVLEDNSLSIVGVQTRDTGTYQCNRSDVADLMVLSVALNKTNSVVEGDQVVVTCKIHDRFNNHSHTLTMSVDQETLKTSKGTTVNETLPAMSETDMKKTFQCRVEMGGTVRAKTSLTLHIQGTSRKEDENERGTTPRNTGTATGKSGNGQKDNNKDSQKGKKGSTFVIFVILIVGLLAVLALGTAVVWMKKRNKQKGNQYEDVQPQAADMNASGSDGEDKVDNGNGDGEILYATPRILNKKGGKPQKHDCEPCVIYSEVATQKGK
- the LOC121298662 gene encoding uncharacterized protein LOC121298662 isoform X2, which translates into the protein MKRQACHSGTLFFGSLLLWAVDCVKSSPPEYSVSVGGSIILNCVNFTGLHGGKVQWSRVVNNLNQLLITRERNSSIKGINDAEARFDLLTRSLLIMRIKTEDAGSYECNRKLVAHLKVLESGPTRYSVSEGGSVILRCGVSPPQESKSVKWVHKEIGDTAPKTIVTRDENDNNDIRNGRFQLHKDSTLQIDKVKTEDAGSYKCNETVVAELQVLPGPSSQYHRPQFYVSENETVSLRCLDTETHVQIVAWSRENIAGRATVLSSREPNGMIRYGINGQDMRMQVLEDNSLSIVGVQTRDTGTYQCNRSDVADLMVLSVALNKTNSVVEGDQVVVTCKIHDRFNNHSHTLTMSVDQETLKTSKGTTVNETLPAMSETDMKKTFQCRVEMGGTVRAKTSLTLHIQGTSRKEDENERGTTPRNTGTATGKSGNGQKDNNKDSQKGKKGSTFVIFVILIVGLLAVLALGTAVVWMKKRNKQKGS
- the LOC121298662 gene encoding uncharacterized protein LOC121298662 isoform X3 encodes the protein MRIKTEDAGSYECNRKLVAHLKVLESGPTRYSVSEGGSVILRCGVSPPQESKSVKWVHKEIGDTAPKTIVTRDENDNNDIRNGRFQLHKDSTLQIDKVKTEDAGSYKCNETVVAELQVLPGPSSQYHRPQFYVSENETVSLRCLDTETHVQIVAWSRENIAGRATVLSSREPNGMIRYGINGQDMRMQVLEDNSLSIVGVQTRDTGTYQCNRSDVADLMVLSVALNKTNSVVEGDQVVVTCKIHDRFNNHSHTLTMSVDQETLKTSKGTTVNETLPAMSETDMKKTFQCRVEMGGTVRAKTSLTLHIQGTSRKEDENERGTTPRNTGTATGKSGNGQKDNNKDSQKGKKGSTFVIFVILIVGLLAVLALGTAVVWMKKRNKQKGNQYEDVQPQAADMNASGSDGEDKVDNGNGDGEILYATPRILNKKGGKPQKHDCEPCVIYSEVATQKGK
- the LOC121298662 gene encoding uncharacterized protein LOC121298662 isoform X4, which produces MKRQACHSGTLFFGSLLLWAVDCVKSSPTRYSVSEGGSVILRCGVSPPQESKSVKWVHKEIGDTAPKTIVTRDENDNNDIRNGRFQLHKDSTLQIDKVKTEDAGSYKCNETVVAELQVLPGPSSQYHRPQFYVSENETVSLRCLDTETHVQIVAWSRENIAGRATVLSSREPNGMIRYGINGQDMRMQVLEDNSLSIVGVQTRDTGTYQCNRSDVADLMVLSVALNKTNSVVEGDQVVVTCKIHDRFNNHSHTLTMSVDQETLKTSKGTTVNETLPAMSETDMKKTFQCRVEMGGTVRAKTSLTLHIQGTSRKEDENERGTTPRNTGTATGKSGNGQKDNNKDSQKGKKGSTFVIFVILIVGLLAVLALGTAVVWMKKRNKQKGNQYEDVQPQAADMNASGSDGEDKVDNGNGDGEILYATPRILNKKGGKPQKHDCEPCVIYSEVATQKGK